A region from the Deltaproteobacteria bacterium genome encodes:
- a CDS encoding DUF507 family protein encodes MTLKTREIDFIADKIVNKLIKEGFIHLKKERSAIKELVAQVLKEDADKEREIEQETRELLKQFKDQIEGEQIDQSRLFIMAKRKIAKKENFIL; translated from the coding sequence ATGACACTGAAAACGAGAGAAATAGATTTTATAGCAGATAAAATAGTAAACAAACTAATAAAAGAAGGGTTCATTCATTTAAAAAAAGAAAGATCTGCAATAAAAGAACTTGTCGCACAGGTGTTGAAGGAAGATGCAGACAAGGAGAGGGAAATAGAACAGGAAACGAGAGAATTGTTGAAACAATTTAAAGACCAGATCGAAGGGGAGCAGATTGATCAATCGAGATTGTTTATTATGGCTAAGAGAAAAATAGCAAAGAAAGAGAACTTTATATTGTGA
- the plsY gene encoding glycerol-3-phosphate 1-O-acyltransferase PlsY, which translates to MNFLLVFLCSYIIGSIPFGFIAAKRKGIDIRKSGSGNIGATNIFRSVGKKEGLIVLILDMLKGVCAAFLTFTCMPQALFVSLISAVLGHDFSVFLRFKGGKGVATTYGVSLVAVPIAACIGLFLWIIIFLLFRFSSLSALISYTATSALAWVLYPSAVMINCAVSFLCVLMIIKHLPNIKRLIAKKEKRLQS; encoded by the coding sequence GTGAATTTTCTGCTTGTCTTTTTATGCTCTTATATTATTGGAAGTATACCTTTTGGTTTTATTGCCGCTAAGAGGAAAGGAATAGATATTAGAAAATCGGGCAGTGGGAATATTGGTGCTACCAATATTTTCCGCTCAGTAGGAAAAAAAGAAGGGCTGATTGTGCTTATATTAGATATGCTTAAAGGTGTATGCGCTGCTTTTCTTACCTTTACTTGCATGCCTCAAGCATTGTTTGTTAGCCTCATTTCAGCTGTCTTGGGACATGATTTTTCCGTTTTTCTAAGATTCAAAGGAGGAAAGGGGGTAGCTACAACCTATGGTGTTTCACTTGTTGCAGTGCCTATTGCCGCTTGCATAGGTTTGTTTTTGTGGATAATTATTTTTCTCTTGTTTCGCTTCTCTTCTCTTAGTGCATTGATCTCCTATACTGCAACTTCTGCTTTAGCGTGGGTTCTCTATCCTTCAGCAGTTATGATAAATTGTGCTGTATCTTTTTTGTGTGTGCTTATGATAATAAAGCATCTTCCGAACATAAAAAGATTGATAGCAAAGAAAGAAAAGAGACTGCAGTCATGA
- a CDS encoding DUF507 family protein, which yields MRRYSKDRTRKLSRMIVEKLKEEDACSYLVDESIIRESTEQVIESYFSLEDEVHETVMKKIERMKKLIPGSAEWEVTYDRLSEVEINKKML from the coding sequence GTGAGAAGATATAGCAAGGACAGAACAAGAAAGTTATCCAGAATGATTGTAGAAAAACTTAAAGAAGAAGATGCATGTTCATATTTAGTAGATGAAAGTATAATAAGAGAAAGTACAGAACAGGTTATAGAGAGTTATTTTTCTTTAGAGGATGAAGTACATGAAACGGTTATGAAAAAGATTGAACGGATGAAAAAACTCATACCTGGCAGCGCAGAGTGGGAAGTAACATATGATAGATTATCTGAGGTAGAAATAAATAAGAAAATGTTATAA